A window from Verrucomicrobiales bacterium encodes these proteins:
- a CDS encoding 2-phosphosulfolactate phosphatase: protein MQTDVLLSPLELSDLASRDLTQTTCVVFDILRATTVMVTALSNGAQGIRPVLDIPSALAAKAAFPDALLAGERHGLRITRELTGSIDFDLGNSPREFLRDRVQGKRIISTTTNGTRALNACQGAYAVLAGAFANLEATAAFLRTQQPKQLLLVASGTGDHPAYEDLLAVGALCELLDPQPGFKALSDSVQTTQRLFREVKHRLPEALGEAQNGRRLLTIPTLAPDVHLCAQTNTLPLVARLSSGGWLEIIQ from the coding sequence ATGCAAACTGACGTCCTGCTCAGCCCACTCGAACTGAGCGATCTAGCCTCCCGCGACTTAACGCAGACAACCTGCGTGGTTTTCGATATCTTGCGCGCCACAACCGTGATGGTCACCGCCCTCTCGAATGGAGCTCAAGGCATCCGTCCCGTCTTGGACATTCCATCGGCGCTGGCAGCGAAAGCAGCGTTCCCGGATGCGCTGCTGGCCGGCGAACGCCATGGACTGCGAATCACACGCGAGCTCACCGGCTCCATCGACTTCGATCTCGGCAATTCGCCGCGCGAGTTCCTTCGCGACCGAGTTCAAGGCAAACGCATCATTTCGACCACCACCAATGGCACGCGAGCGCTGAATGCGTGCCAAGGGGCTTATGCGGTTCTGGCAGGCGCATTCGCGAACCTGGAAGCCACCGCCGCCTTTCTAAGGACGCAGCAACCCAAGCAGCTGCTCCTCGTTGCCAGCGGCACCGGGGACCATCCGGCCTACGAGGATCTTCTGGCTGTGGGGGCACTTTGCGAACTCCTGGATCCGCAGCCGGGTTTCAAGGCGCTCTCGGACTCCGTCCAGACGACTCAACGGCTGTTTCGAGAAGTGAAACATCGGCTTCCGGAGGCGTTGGGTGAGGCGCAGAACGGTCGGCGTCTGCTCACCATCCCCACCCTTGCGCCAGATGTCCACCTGTGCGCCCAGACCAACACCCTACCGCTGGTCGCTCGTCTTTCGTCCGGCGGCTGGTTGGAAATAATCCAATGA